A section of the Marinoscillum sp. 108 genome encodes:
- a CDS encoding polysaccharide deacetylase family protein, whose translation MKQALALLLAALGFFQVAAQKQVAITYDDLVLNGPYISLEHTIAVNRQIIADCATFGVPAVGFVNEKKLDVTGETVTRINILKSWLDAGLELGNHTYSHPSLSRTPLEEYQNDVIKGEEVTKALMEERGQTLRYFRHPYLHTGPDSTTKASFEAFLSARAYEIAPVTVDGSDYIFNTAYVDALRAGDTSLMQRTGAAYVAHTLRMFDFMEEVAKEVIGRNIAHVYLCHANAINADYMGILYQELKQRGYEFTSLKEVLQDEAYQRKDYYLGKWGISWLYRWDKEKSTEWLKIEPEIDQEILSLYNNR comes from the coding sequence ATGAAACAAGCGTTAGCCCTTCTGCTTGCCGCCCTGGGCTTCTTCCAGGTGGCAGCTCAAAAACAGGTAGCCATCACCTATGATGACCTGGTCCTCAATGGGCCCTATATTTCTCTGGAGCATACCATAGCGGTTAATAGACAAATCATCGCTGATTGCGCAACGTTTGGTGTCCCGGCAGTAGGCTTTGTCAATGAAAAGAAACTTGATGTCACTGGTGAAACAGTCACCAGAATAAACATTTTGAAGTCCTGGCTGGATGCGGGCCTCGAGCTCGGCAATCATACCTATAGTCATCCTTCGCTCTCCAGAACCCCTCTGGAGGAATATCAAAATGATGTGATCAAAGGTGAGGAGGTCACAAAGGCGCTCATGGAAGAACGTGGACAAACCCTGAGATACTTCCGGCATCCATACCTTCATACCGGCCCGGACAGTACCACCAAGGCCTCCTTCGAAGCTTTTCTAAGTGCTAGGGCTTATGAAATAGCTCCGGTGACCGTGGATGGTTCAGACTACATATTCAATACAGCATATGTGGATGCGCTCAGGGCCGGAGACACCTCCCTCATGCAAAGAACAGGCGCCGCCTATGTAGCCCACACCCTTCGGATGTTTGACTTCATGGAAGAAGTGGCTAAAGAAGTGATAGGAAGAAACATTGCCCACGTTTATCTGTGCCATGCCAATGCCATCAATGCCGACTATATGGGCATCCTCTATCAGGAACTAAAGCAGCGTGGATATGAGTTTACCTCATTGAAAGAAGTATTGCAAGATGAGGCCTACCAGCGCAAGGATTACTATTTGGGCAAATGGGGCATCAGCTGGCTTTATCGGTGGGACAAGGAAAAATCAACAGAATGGTTGAAAATAGAACCGGAAATTGATCAGGAAATTTTATCCTTGTATAACAATCGATAA